The stretch of DNA AGAAGGGGGGAGGACGGTTGATGGGAGAAAGTGGGAGAGCAGCGATGGCGGGAGGTATCAGAATGGGATGAATGTAGGGGGGTGAATGAGTGAAAAAGAGCAACAGTCTGTTCCCAGAGTAAAAACGGGCCAAAACGTCTGTGTAATAAGTATAATGGGAGGGGTGAagggcacccccccccccacacacacacacacacacgagattaCTACCATTCAGTGTAATGATAGTCAATGGACTCTGATTAACTCAACAATACCTGCATACCTTGAAGAAGCTCTTATCTCTGGCAGCGAACACATGCCGGAGGAAGGGAAGTCAAAGTGTGCTGCTGTAAAAGCACAGGGGCATGATGGGAAAAGTGCAGTCTGGCTGCATCTTAGAACCAGAGGCTGCCGAAAGCAGAACCGCGGTCGTTTGGCAAACGTAGCGGCGCACAAGCTTGTTTCTTTCAAACACGAAGAAAACATTTGTTTGTCCTTCGCTGCTCTTCgtctcctcctctctctctctctctctcgccgcgTCACGCTCGGCCACCGCAGATCTGGAGCTTACGTAAAGATGATGTGGATAAGAAAGGAGAGATGTTACATAAAAATGGACAAAGGTTAATAAAAATGGAGcctcgtggtgtgtgtgtgtgtgtagggggggggggtcattacaTAAACAGATAAAGATGGGCAGAGTTATTAGTGGCTTTGCTTTTCTGTTACATAAAACGATGTCGTTAAACGAAAAGGCGCTCCTGACACATCCACACACCTGTTGAGCCTCCACCCGGCCGCTCCCCCCCCCAACCTTTCCCCGCGGTGGTCACGCCGCTCACGCCGGCCTCTGATCTCTCTAATTATTTGCTTAGCCTGACGCACAGCATCCCCGTCCATCCTCCGTTTCTCATCTGTCTGTTTTCTCTCATCTTCTCCTCCCCCTCGTTTCTTCTTTCTGGGTCTGCTTTGTGCAAATGTCACACAACACTCAGTAATATCGGCGGTGAGGGGCGCATGAAAGACTTGTGCTTATTAAAGTGTGTCCGAGCACATCTGTCACAGCCTCTGTGATGCAGATGGAATGAGGCCCGTGTTTTGAGTCGAGCGCCACACGCCTCAGGAAAGTTTCGTCGTTACGTTTATTTGGTTTTTGTTACTTTTCAGATATTATTACAACAAGAGGATCCTCCATAAGACCAAAGGGAAGCGGTTTACTTACAAGTTCAACTTCAACAAACTGGTTTTGGTGAACTACCCCTTCATCGACATGGGCTCCACTGGTAAGCCTGGACTCTGCCTCCATATCCCATAATCCCTCGTGATTACGCTGGATTAAACTACAGAGTGTTGAATATTATTTCTCAGAATTCTCCTCCTGTTTCTGATGTTTTTCCAGGAAGCAGCGTTCCTCAGAGTGCCCCTCCTGTCCCGACCGGAGCGGGGACCCATTTCCGCTTCCCCCCCTCCACGCCCTCAGAGGTCCTGTCCCCCAACGAGGACCTGCGCAGCCCCGGGGGCATGTTCAGCTCGGTGGCCCGGCGGATGGCCCGCGGCTCGGTCAGCGACTGCAGCGACGGCACCTCCGTCAATTCAGAGATCGAGGAGGGCAACGTGGGAGCGGGGGAGGAGAGGGGAGAGAGGGGAGGAGGCCCCGGCGGTGGAGGAGGCTACCGGAGCATCGTCCATCCACGACTGTCTCATGAGACCCTGTTTCGGATGTATGGAGCACCAGGTAACCCCACCGGACACCCAGGCTCCCGTGGCCCCACGGGACATCGTCTCCCCCAGGAGCCCCTGTCCCCCTTCCCTGTGTCCCCTCTGCCAGGAGCCAACCTCTTAGCTCCTCCTCTGTCTCCAGCACTCTCCATGACCCCTACATCCCACCTCGCCTACACTCCCTCACCCACGCTTTCACCCATGCTGGGCTCACACTTCTCTTTCAACCCAGAGGACATGAAGCGCTACCTGCAGGCCCACACCCAGTCGGTGTACAACTACGGCCTCAGCCCCCGAGCATTCCTCCAGTACCCCAACATCGTCATCCCTCAGCCCCACCGGCCCGCCGCCGACAAGTCGGGCCTGACCGCCGACAGAGGAGCCGCCGAGAGAGCCGCCACAGCCGGGGCAGGAGACAGGGGAGGAGACCGACACCACCATCCGTCTTTGGCTCACTCCGCCCACCACCACCCACAGCCTCCCCACTCAGCTCACCCTCACCCTCACTCCCATTCCATGCACCACGCGCTCCACCTGGGAGAGGAGCCCCCACACATGTCCCCGTTTAAGTTCAAGCTGCAGCCGCCTCCGCTGGGACGGAAGCAGAGAGAAGGACAGAGCCAGAGTAAACCCAGACAGAGCTCCTTGTCCTCTGGATCCGGGTCCATGTCCTCTACGTCTGGTCTGGGGTCGTCGCTGTCGTTCGGCAGCGACCTGAGCTCCGCCAGCGGCTCGGGGGTCATCTCTGCTTCATCCTCAACGCAGTCACTAAACAGCGCGGGACTCCCGAAGATCAAGGTAAGAATAGTCACTCTGGACCCTGcggtgcttatttgtttaatccCACTCTTTAGTTAGAGAAACGTGAGATTTTAACAGATGAGCTGTGATTAAATCTTGTGTTTTTACTCGACTCCTCAGGTGGAGCCCATCTCTGACATCGAGTCAGAGGAAGAGGTGGAGGTGACGGACATCAGCGATGAAGACCCAGATGAGAGGGAAAACGAGTTTGAGCTTTACTCTCGCCACTCCAGAGTTTCCAACCATCACCACCTTTCCAACGGCAGCGGCACCTCCCAGCACCACGACGAGGATCTGGATGAGGACGTCTTCAAAGccccagctcctcctcctcctggcctGCTGCCGTTCTTCACCTCGCACCACATTCACTACTCCGGCTCACATCGCGGGCTGACCGCCGTCAAGACCGAACCGGTAGAGGCGGGAGAAAGAGAcgcccccccttctctcacgctgtcgGCAGAGTCCACTCACACCAAGTGCATCCCGCTCAAGCTGCGCTTCAAGAGGCGCTGGAGCGAAGACCAGCGTATGGAGGCCTCTCAGGAAGAGTCCGATGATAAAAAAGTTCGACCAGAGGCGGAGAGGATTAGAGAGAGGCAAAGA from Nothobranchius furzeri strain GRZ-AD chromosome 5, NfurGRZ-RIMD1, whole genome shotgun sequence encodes:
- the erfl3 gene encoding ETS domain-containing transcription factor ERF; the protein is MKTPGDTGFAFPEWAYKPESSPGSRQIQLWHFILELLRKEEYHDVIAWQGDYGEFVIKDPDEVARLWGARKCKPQMNYDKLSRALRYYYNKRILHKTKGKRFTYKFNFNKLVLVNYPFIDMGSTGSSVPQSAPPVPTGAGTHFRFPPSTPSEVLSPNEDLRSPGGMFSSVARRMARGSVSDCSDGTSVNSEIEEGNVGAGEERGERGGGPGGGGGYRSIVHPRLSHETLFRMYGAPGNPTGHPGSRGPTGHRLPQEPLSPFPVSPLPGANLLAPPLSPALSMTPTSHLAYTPSPTLSPMLGSHFSFNPEDMKRYLQAHTQSVYNYGLSPRAFLQYPNIVIPQPHRPAADKSGLTADRGAAERAATAGAGDRGGDRHHHPSLAHSAHHHPQPPHSAHPHPHSHSMHHALHLGEEPPHMSPFKFKLQPPPLGRKQREGQSQSKPRQSSLSSGSGSMSSTSGLGSSLSFGSDLSSASGSGVISASSSTQSLNSAGLPKIKVEPISDIESEEEVEVTDISDEDPDERENEFELYSRHSRVSNHHHLSNGSGTSQHHDEDLDEDVFKAPAPPPPGLLPFFTSHHIHYSGSHRGLTAVKTEPVEAGERDAPPSLTLSAESTHTKCIPLKLRFKRRWSEDQRMEASQEESDDKKVRPEAERIRERQRNGCVDMEEDGTGSGEGDSPPLLAYEGSLATPQASHRRASAELHRAAAQLSLENKDC